The following proteins are encoded in a genomic region of Synechococcus sp. ROS8604:
- a CDS encoding ROK family protein, whose protein sequence is MHSPEVIGVDIGGTAIKLGRFSADGKLLQKQQVQTPQPATPGAVCIALVEAIEALDPDRRASIVGIGLPGPMDVEARVARVCINLPGWEEVPLADWLEPRLQRRVTLANDGNCALVGEAWKGAAKGCSDVVMLTLGTGVGGGVMLSGQLFTGHNGAAAEPGLIGLDPEGPPCNSGNRGSLEQFASISALRRLWDGDPAELAALAANGDAEAQAVWSRYGSTLGVGISSLVYMFTPELVLVGGGISGAATHFLPSVRKEVAQRVQAMSRQGLRIDVCALGNGAGRLGAARLAIERLT, encoded by the coding sequence ATGCATTCCCCGGAAGTGATCGGAGTTGATATAGGTGGAACTGCGATCAAGCTTGGTCGCTTCTCAGCAGATGGCAAACTTCTTCAGAAGCAGCAGGTACAAACTCCTCAGCCAGCAACACCAGGTGCTGTTTGTATCGCATTAGTAGAAGCGATTGAAGCCTTGGATCCCGATCGCCGCGCCTCGATCGTTGGGATTGGGTTGCCGGGTCCGATGGATGTGGAGGCCCGTGTGGCGAGGGTTTGCATCAACTTGCCTGGCTGGGAGGAGGTTCCGCTTGCTGATTGGCTTGAGCCTCGTCTCCAGCGTCGGGTCACCCTCGCCAACGATGGCAACTGTGCATTGGTCGGAGAGGCATGGAAGGGGGCGGCCAAGGGGTGTTCCGATGTGGTGATGCTCACTCTCGGAACTGGTGTGGGCGGAGGGGTCATGCTGTCAGGCCAGTTATTCACGGGACACAATGGGGCCGCGGCCGAGCCGGGGCTGATCGGTCTCGATCCCGAGGGGCCACCCTGCAACAGCGGCAACCGCGGCAGTCTCGAACAGTTCGCCAGCATCTCGGCGTTGAGGAGGTTGTGGGATGGAGATCCAGCCGAATTGGCAGCTTTGGCCGCGAATGGTGATGCGGAAGCCCAAGCGGTGTGGTCCCGTTATGGGAGCACTCTTGGCGTAGGGATCAGCTCGTTGGTTTACATGTTCACGCCAGAACTGGTGCTGGTGGGTGGCGGGATTTCTGGCGCTGCGACCCATTTCCTGCCTTCCGTGCGCAAGGAGGTTGCTCAAAGGGTTCAGGCCATGAGTCGTCAAGGTCTGCGCATTGACGTCTGTGCGCTCGGTAACGGTGCAGGCCGACTTGGCGCAGCCCGATTAGCAATCGAACGCTTGACGTGA
- a CDS encoding DUF3887 domain-containing protein encodes MKLSSCLLVCALAAPMLQAFPVPAARGEQLLAQGALAPRTPLSASEASEAADALLKALQARNAQALFDRLSTPLQNATTFEAVKGRLNKAHRIKSTRVVAIYPGIDDTTVDVIAQTDQGSKELLLVLDDEGKLVAWKWLGETLPIETTALKFVRDLDAQRWIAARYYLSLDFQKEISPEDLERKWSKLSRVLGGVKRIKNAVISSKGADQQLVLVTIEFGTVTDNLFVIFDGQGRIINVDFSEDLV; translated from the coding sequence ATGAAGCTCTCCTCCTGCCTTCTGGTCTGCGCTCTCGCGGCACCGATGCTGCAGGCGTTCCCCGTGCCAGCGGCACGAGGAGAACAGCTTTTAGCCCAGGGAGCGTTGGCGCCACGCACCCCGCTGAGTGCCAGTGAGGCCAGTGAAGCAGCAGATGCACTCCTGAAAGCGCTGCAAGCCCGTAACGCCCAGGCTTTGTTTGATCGCTTATCAACGCCACTGCAAAACGCAACCACCTTTGAAGCCGTCAAGGGGCGCTTGAACAAGGCTCATCGCATCAAATCCACCCGTGTTGTGGCGATTTATCCAGGGATCGATGACACCACCGTCGATGTCATTGCCCAAACCGATCAAGGCAGCAAAGAACTGCTTCTCGTTCTCGACGATGAAGGCAAGCTCGTGGCCTGGAAATGGTTAGGGGAAACGCTGCCGATCGAGACAACCGCTCTGAAATTTGTGCGTGATCTCGACGCACAACGCTGGATTGCTGCTCGCTACTACCTTTCGCTCGATTTTCAAAAGGAAATTTCCCCAGAAGATCTGGAACGCAAGTGGAGCAAATTAAGCCGCGTCCTGGGCGGCGTGAAGCGGATCAAAAATGCTGTCATCTCAAGCAAGGGAGCCGATCAACAACTCGTTTTGGTCACCATTGAATTTGGAACCGTGACCGACAACTTGTTCGTCATCTTCGATGGCCAAGGTCGAATCATCAATGTGGACTTCTCTGAGGATCTGGTCTGA
- a CDS encoding DUF4332 domain-containing protein yields MSATAPLSGLPQGFRDEQRDLTEAGITNWGQLSDLTDQKLSRLVATGRSTARNLKRLRGIADLVCCLELAPADAALLMHAGFATVAAIASSSPQDITNRTGRLERQLGSGRAPVVDLAIAKQWILRAKARQTTN; encoded by the coding sequence ATGAGCGCAACTGCCCCTCTCAGTGGATTACCGCAAGGTTTTCGCGATGAACAACGGGATCTAACAGAAGCTGGCATTACCAACTGGGGACAGCTGAGCGATCTGACAGATCAAAAGCTGAGCCGTCTTGTCGCCACTGGACGATCCACAGCACGAAACCTCAAACGTCTCCGCGGCATCGCTGATTTGGTGTGTTGTTTGGAACTTGCGCCAGCCGACGCGGCTCTATTGATGCACGCAGGCTTTGCCACAGTCGCGGCGATCGCAAGCTCTTCCCCGCAGGACATTACGAACCGGACAGGGCGTTTAGAACGCCAGTTGGGGAGTGGCAGAGCTCCGGTTGTGGATCTGGCGATAGCCAAACAGTGGATCCTGCGAGCCAAAGCCAGGCAAACCACGAACTGA
- a CDS encoding translocation/assembly module TamB domain-containing protein, whose amino-acid sequence MRSTGKGAMAPRVVISGLGLTVVAAAVWFSADRLIARAVNGLRPSLEQQFSVPLGHPIEIGPYRGLGLDGIGIGPIMILPGTKDASTLRVQKLTLGIDPLSSIRHLRLVVVARLKGTNLNLNRNQQGQFWVPGPRVNNEFFHRVDLRVRLIDPANIHVEPSDLQLSLAGAARLRLNEKWADGAFQIALPDRGTVKLKGRAHWDRPEFLLTTQLKRIRLNRLQGLLPMAQPIELGGQVGGDLSFDWNRGQISCGGGLSIVGLIVSGKPLQHALASQQLRLNCDRDRLTIPRSQWRYGSYRADLGGRVHLNKRFDLSATLKELNQDNQLALSLDGDWSQPRFKLAGRWRLPEAKVLDEPVAIDLQVRGDGRRPKAWKARLENLSLEASGASIKAQGSLFPQLDVKTKQLQVVGKAWKGLPLIPELLGTKALLKGELRLFGPSLSPQLQLALNQESNPLLDHWSLKADWSSEQGLLTLNRFTSPQFNADAVLPLQLGKGGLQVGALQSNLRLQAYPLSRIGSLIGTEMDGTITAEGEVRGPLQSLQPDLQIEVHSPRAGSIRLVERWQGRFEGRPGGGGQLQMASVGAVIPGSLDAQLGRNWLPETVRLQRRKGELQISGSPALYRWTANDLSVDGLELVLPPKQRWEGVYGRLSGSGDLSLQPWSMSADLKLAQPGLLGIQLRQALMTAQYKNDRYDISGELLPRDSGQITFEADGYRNAGLNAEIQARGLSARWLTASALSLPQLSQSLPADQGDATDLGTLLVNTFGGSLDGQLKALRRSQRALDDARRDRRETEAFHPEDLRGQVDAVIDLQGPNLKSLDIDLTARGHLWIDGEDEDIALQVKPFIAELKGPLSSGEGSFSLVHLPFSLLALVAPVPSALQGALGLTGSYRLGDGSPVLTTELVLEKARVGQEPIALDRGQVLFSNETLQLDLALRAEGADEPLTVIGQVPLTPDRPLDVRVESHGDGLHFLAGFSRDVVAWKQGNTDLRLLIGGSLLAPEANGFIVMNDGEFVVQDQIVSKVNSSVVFDFDRLEVQELKGRIGSSGILQASGALALFKPAPEDVPLAITIEKARIKVPTADVAVAADLRVSGALVNPDFQGNLQLSEGSITPNRSLFRRSKSSNKDSAEKVNQVDPANSFVSANALLEEDWNFREPLVLLGPNVEEDPSKSLKASLPNLPLISFDNFRVRFGPNLKVQVQPVTNLPDLANFTTAGSVSLNGPLDQNIKLRGVIQLLTGRVWMFTSTFNLDRKAPNVAVFTPSQGLIPYVDIAMQTRVSDSVNIGVGSDPSSTTVFDTNGTGALGAGGQLRLVKVMLQAEGPANRLADSIQLRSSPPLPQPQLLGLIGGNSLAGLTGEGAGTALAAVLGQSLLSTVLGTFTDAFNQRLQFALYPTYVTPTVDNKGERVSGRVPPQLAIVTDFGVSISDRFNLSVLAAPNRNNIPPQGSLSYQIDQNLSVSGSVDSQGTWQSQLQLFFRF is encoded by the coding sequence ATGCGGAGCACAGGCAAAGGCGCGATGGCTCCACGAGTGGTGATCTCTGGACTGGGGCTCACAGTTGTGGCTGCTGCCGTTTGGTTCAGTGCTGACCGCTTGATTGCACGAGCCGTCAATGGCTTGCGTCCCTCCCTGGAGCAGCAATTTTCCGTCCCTCTGGGACATCCGATTGAGATTGGCCCTTATCGCGGACTTGGGCTCGATGGAATCGGAATTGGACCGATCATGATTCTTCCTGGAACGAAGGATGCCTCGACCCTGCGTGTGCAGAAACTCACCCTGGGGATTGATCCCCTCTCCAGCATTCGCCACTTGCGGCTGGTGGTCGTCGCCCGACTGAAGGGAACCAATCTCAATCTCAACCGCAACCAACAGGGACAGTTTTGGGTGCCAGGCCCTCGGGTCAACAATGAGTTCTTTCATCGCGTCGACCTTCGTGTGAGGCTCATCGATCCAGCCAACATTCATGTTGAGCCCTCTGACCTTCAGCTCTCCTTGGCGGGAGCAGCGCGTCTTCGTCTCAATGAGAAATGGGCTGATGGTGCCTTTCAAATCGCTCTGCCCGATCGAGGCACGGTGAAGCTAAAGGGGCGTGCTCACTGGGATCGCCCTGAATTTCTGCTCACTACGCAATTGAAGCGGATTCGCCTTAACCGCCTGCAAGGTTTGCTTCCGATGGCGCAGCCCATCGAGTTGGGGGGCCAGGTGGGTGGTGATCTCAGTTTTGATTGGAATCGAGGGCAAATCAGCTGTGGGGGTGGCCTCTCTATTGTGGGTTTGATCGTTAGCGGCAAGCCGCTTCAGCACGCACTTGCATCGCAACAATTGCGTCTTAATTGTGATCGAGATCGACTCACGATTCCACGCAGTCAGTGGCGTTACGGCTCCTACAGGGCCGACCTGGGCGGTCGGGTTCACCTCAATAAGCGATTTGATTTAAGCGCCACCTTGAAGGAGCTGAACCAGGACAATCAGTTGGCTCTAAGCCTTGATGGTGACTGGTCTCAGCCCCGTTTCAAACTTGCAGGAAGATGGAGACTTCCAGAGGCAAAGGTCCTGGATGAACCCGTTGCCATTGATCTGCAGGTGCGCGGAGATGGGCGTCGCCCGAAAGCATGGAAAGCCAGGCTTGAAAACCTTTCTCTAGAAGCCTCCGGTGCCTCAATCAAGGCACAGGGTTCCTTGTTTCCGCAGCTGGATGTCAAGACAAAGCAGCTGCAAGTGGTCGGGAAAGCCTGGAAGGGCCTGCCCTTGATTCCTGAGCTGTTGGGCACGAAGGCTCTTTTAAAGGGGGAGTTGCGCCTGTTTGGCCCCAGCCTCTCGCCTCAACTTCAGTTGGCGCTCAACCAGGAGAGCAATCCCTTGCTTGACCATTGGTCGCTCAAGGCCGATTGGTCTTCAGAGCAGGGTTTGTTGACTCTGAACCGCTTCACGAGCCCTCAGTTCAATGCTGATGCTGTCTTGCCCCTTCAACTCGGGAAAGGTGGGCTGCAAGTTGGCGCGTTGCAATCCAATCTGCGCTTACAGGCCTACCCGCTCAGCAGGATCGGTTCTCTGATTGGGACGGAGATGGATGGCACGATTACGGCCGAAGGGGAGGTACGTGGTCCTCTTCAGTCGTTACAGCCTGATCTTCAGATCGAAGTTCATAGCCCTCGTGCGGGATCTATTCGTCTTGTTGAACGTTGGCAAGGCCGCTTTGAAGGACGACCTGGTGGTGGCGGTCAGCTCCAGATGGCCTCCGTTGGAGCCGTGATTCCTGGCTCATTGGATGCTCAACTCGGGCGCAATTGGTTGCCAGAAACCGTGCGCCTCCAGCGCAGGAAAGGTGAGCTGCAGATCAGCGGTAGTCCTGCCCTCTATCGCTGGACAGCGAACGATCTGAGTGTGGATGGTTTGGAGTTGGTTTTGCCTCCAAAACAGCGTTGGGAAGGGGTGTATGGCCGTTTAAGTGGTTCCGGTGATTTGAGTTTGCAGCCATGGAGCATGTCGGCCGATCTGAAGCTTGCCCAACCGGGATTGCTGGGGATCCAGTTGCGCCAAGCCCTGATGACGGCTCAGTACAAAAATGACCGCTATGACATCAGCGGGGAACTGTTGCCGCGCGATAGCGGACAGATCACGTTTGAGGCGGATGGATATCGGAATGCTGGACTCAACGCCGAGATTCAGGCCCGTGGTCTCAGTGCACGCTGGCTAACGGCCAGTGCGCTGAGCCTCCCCCAGCTGTCCCAGTCCCTTCCTGCTGATCAGGGCGATGCCACGGATCTAGGCACCTTGCTGGTCAACACCTTTGGTGGCTCTCTGGATGGGCAGTTGAAGGCGCTTAGGCGATCCCAACGGGCCCTTGATGATGCCCGCCGAGATCGCAGGGAGACAGAAGCGTTTCATCCTGAAGATCTACGGGGGCAAGTGGATGCTGTGATTGATCTTCAGGGGCCAAACCTCAAGAGCCTCGACATTGATCTCACCGCGCGTGGTCATCTTTGGATCGATGGTGAAGATGAAGACATCGCTCTGCAGGTGAAACCGTTCATCGCTGAGCTCAAGGGACCTCTTTCTTCAGGCGAGGGCAGTTTTTCTTTGGTTCATCTGCCGTTCAGCCTTCTTGCACTGGTGGCTCCGGTCCCCTCTGCTTTGCAAGGGGCTCTTGGGCTCACGGGTAGCTATCGCTTGGGGGATGGCTCACCGGTACTGACAACCGAGCTTGTGCTGGAGAAGGCACGCGTAGGTCAGGAGCCGATTGCCCTTGATCGCGGTCAGGTTTTGTTCTCCAACGAGACGTTGCAGCTTGATTTGGCTTTGCGGGCAGAGGGGGCTGATGAGCCACTGACGGTGATTGGGCAAGTTCCCTTAACGCCTGATCGCCCCTTAGACGTTCGGGTGGAAAGTCATGGTGATGGTCTTCACTTCCTGGCTGGATTTTCGAGAGATGTGGTCGCTTGGAAGCAGGGGAACACCGATCTCAGATTGTTGATTGGCGGCAGCCTTCTGGCTCCTGAAGCCAATGGATTCATCGTGATGAACGATGGCGAATTTGTTGTTCAGGACCAAATCGTTAGCAAGGTCAACAGCTCTGTTGTGTTCGATTTTGATCGCCTTGAGGTGCAGGAACTTAAGGGTCGAATTGGATCCTCCGGAATCCTTCAAGCCAGTGGTGCTCTGGCGTTGTTTAAGCCTGCGCCTGAAGACGTTCCTTTGGCCATCACCATTGAAAAGGCCCGAATCAAGGTGCCTACCGCGGATGTAGCTGTTGCTGCTGATCTCCGCGTGAGTGGAGCACTTGTGAATCCCGATTTTCAAGGGAATCTTCAGTTGAGTGAAGGTTCGATAACTCCGAATCGATCTCTGTTCAGAAGATCCAAATCGAGCAATAAGGACAGTGCTGAGAAGGTCAATCAGGTGGATCCTGCAAACTCTTTCGTTTCAGCGAATGCGTTGCTTGAAGAAGATTGGAATTTTAGAGAACCACTTGTTTTGCTCGGACCCAATGTTGAGGAAGACCCAAGTAAAAGCCTAAAGGCATCACTACCCAATTTGCCATTGATTTCTTTTGATAACTTTCGGGTGCGGTTTGGACCTAATTTAAAGGTTCAAGTCCAGCCTGTTACCAACCTACCTGATCTGGCCAATTTCACCACAGCAGGTTCAGTCTCCCTCAATGGTCCTCTGGATCAAAATATTAAATTGAGGGGTGTGATTCAGTTGCTTACTGGGCGGGTGTGGATGTTTACCAGCACCTTTAACTTGGATCGCAAAGCCCCAAACGTGGCAGTTTTCACCCCTTCTCAAGGTCTGATCCCCTATGTAGATATTGCAATGCAGACTAGGGTCTCAGATAGTGTCAACATTGGTGTTGGTAGCGATCCCTCGAGCACAACCGTATTTGATACGAATGGCACCGGAGCCCTTGGCGCGGGAGGTCAATTGCGTTTGGTGAAAGTAATGCTTCAAGCTGAAGGTCCGGCCAATCGCCTTGCCGATAGCATTCAGCTTCGTAGTTCTCCTCCTCTGCCACAGCCCCAGTTGCTTGGTTTGATTGGTGGAAACTCGTTGGCTGGGCTGACTGGCGAAGGTGCAGGAACAGCCTTGGCCGCGGTGCTTGGTCAGTCTCTGCTTTCGACGGTCTTGGGAACGTTTACTGATGCCTTTAATCAGAGACTTCAGTTTGCCCTGTATCCGACTTATGTTACTCCTACGGTAGACAATAAAGGCGAAAGAGTATCAGGCCGTGTTCCACCTCAATTAGCAATTGTGACTGACTTTGGCGTAAGTATTTCGGACCGTTTTAACTTGTCTGTTTTAGCCGCTCCTAATCGTAATAATATTCCTCCTCAGGGTAGTCTTAGTTATCAAATAGATCAAAATCTGAGTGTTTCAGGTTCTGTTGACTCGCAGGGTACTTGGCAAAGTCAATTGCAGCTTTTCTTCCGGTTTTAG
- a CDS encoding Ycf51 family protein, giving the protein MPLPELLEGSSKWLAWSGLGLSVLTVVAFVTRWGLRFRLVGVSSFTFLLAVSCWAFSISYSPPVRIEGAVQVPIVFDNGTDLVVAQASSGFAQEAITPTLNQIAANLRPGGRNMEVRVRLRQLQTESEGSSRPVVLGETKRDFSQG; this is encoded by the coding sequence ATGCCGCTTCCGGAATTATTGGAGGGTTCCAGCAAATGGCTGGCCTGGAGTGGCCTGGGCCTCTCCGTTCTTACCGTGGTTGCCTTCGTAACCCGTTGGGGGCTGCGTTTTCGGCTTGTAGGCGTCAGTAGTTTCACGTTCTTGTTAGCCGTGAGCTGCTGGGCTTTTTCGATCAGTTATTCGCCCCCGGTGCGCATTGAAGGAGCTGTGCAGGTGCCGATTGTGTTTGATAACGGCACCGACCTCGTCGTGGCACAGGCTTCCAGTGGCTTTGCACAAGAAGCCATCACCCCCACCCTGAACCAAATCGCTGCGAACCTCCGGCCCGGAGGTCGCAACATGGAGGTCCGTGTTCGACTTCGGCAACTTCAAACCGAGAGCGAGGGCAGCTCAAGACCCGTGGTGCTTGGGGAAACCAAACGGGACTTCAGCCAGGGATGA
- a CDS encoding CocE/NonD family hydrolase, protein MFADQMLSDQKFKDQQGTDQQFIDATLITPDGVNLVARIWTPQGAGPWPTLLMRQPYGRAIASTVTLPHPLWWTEQGFAVVVQDVRGQGSSGGTFQGFSQEALDTAETLTWIRERPECNGRIGLYGLSYQGLTQLLAPADCQAPDCLAPAMCGLAEREDWSCEGGAHWWHLGLGWGLQLAALQAKRRNDPGAWNEIYSALVEGRYLREGVELLEQHDPQGMALRWLRQPADQDERWILHRPAQTWLQKPMLLIGGWWDPHLRGLLDLLQTARSRGGNPELHIGPATHLQWWPETTQLLLDFFNQHLKHPPTPSQDKTTAIRLWDLGDGTWSGQSGNECSKACWHLHSNGLACLDPTDGQLLEATLPGSGTCVIVHDPWRPAPAVGGHLSPTAGPCDRKIVDERSDVAVFSSEPLKTAIQLCGRPLLKLKVSADQPAFDLCAALSRLPADRDEVQQISTGVLRVRRDFDEPSSPITLELQPLLVSFQPGDRLRLSLAGAAWPAIAVNPGDGDQRFGPPTSDCRVITLCLQLDGATLQMAPLLFPQAG, encoded by the coding sequence ATGTTCGCTGATCAGATGTTGTCTGATCAAAAGTTCAAGGATCAACAGGGCACTGATCAACAGTTCATTGACGCGACTTTGATCACTCCTGATGGGGTGAATCTGGTCGCACGCATCTGGACACCGCAGGGGGCTGGTCCTTGGCCCACCCTGCTAATGAGACAACCCTATGGCCGGGCAATTGCTTCCACGGTGACCCTCCCCCACCCGCTCTGGTGGACCGAGCAAGGGTTTGCGGTCGTCGTCCAAGACGTCCGCGGACAGGGCAGCTCTGGGGGAACATTTCAAGGATTTAGCCAAGAAGCTCTCGACACCGCCGAGACCCTCACATGGATCCGCGAGCGGCCCGAATGCAACGGACGCATCGGCCTGTACGGACTGTCCTATCAAGGGCTGACCCAGCTGCTCGCACCAGCGGATTGCCAGGCTCCTGACTGCCTTGCGCCAGCCATGTGTGGCTTAGCGGAACGGGAGGATTGGAGTTGCGAAGGCGGCGCTCACTGGTGGCACCTCGGCCTTGGCTGGGGGTTGCAGCTGGCAGCCCTTCAGGCCAAGCGCCGCAACGATCCTGGCGCCTGGAACGAGATCTACAGCGCTTTGGTGGAAGGTCGCTATCTACGCGAAGGCGTCGAGCTCTTAGAGCAACATGACCCCCAGGGAATGGCTTTGCGCTGGTTGCGGCAACCGGCAGATCAGGACGAGCGCTGGATTCTCCATCGCCCAGCGCAAACCTGGCTCCAGAAACCCATGCTGCTGATCGGCGGCTGGTGGGATCCCCATCTACGGGGTCTCCTCGACCTTCTCCAAACGGCCCGATCCAGAGGCGGCAACCCCGAACTGCATATCGGCCCCGCCACCCATCTGCAGTGGTGGCCGGAAACGACCCAGCTTCTGCTGGATTTTTTCAATCAACATCTCAAACATCCCCCAACCCCCAGCCAAGACAAAACAACTGCGATCAGGCTTTGGGATCTAGGCGATGGGACCTGGTCAGGTCAGAGCGGAAACGAGTGCAGCAAGGCCTGTTGGCATCTCCACAGCAATGGTTTGGCTTGCCTTGATCCCACCGATGGACAACTGCTCGAAGCCACGCTGCCTGGATCAGGAACCTGCGTCATCGTTCATGATCCATGGCGACCAGCACCGGCCGTTGGTGGGCATTTGAGTCCCACGGCGGGGCCGTGCGATCGGAAAATCGTTGATGAACGCTCGGACGTGGCCGTTTTCAGTTCCGAACCGCTCAAAACAGCTATCCAGCTCTGCGGTCGCCCCCTTTTGAAACTCAAGGTATCCGCCGATCAGCCAGCCTTTGACCTCTGCGCGGCACTGTCAAGACTCCCTGCTGATCGCGATGAGGTGCAACAGATCTCAACCGGTGTGTTGCGGGTCCGACGGGACTTTGACGAGCCATCCAGCCCCATCACCCTGGAACTGCAGCCGCTGCTCGTGAGCTTCCAGCCTGGAGATCGGCTGCGGCTCTCGCTTGCAGGGGCCGCATGGCCAGCCATCGCTGTCAATCCAGGAGATGGTGACCAACGCTTTGGCCCCCCCACAAGCGATTGCCGCGTCATCACCCTTTGCCTTCAGCTGGATGGGGCGACACTGCAAATGGCGCCACTGCTCTTTCCCCAAGCCGGATGA